CACGCTCCAGTTTGTGCTCCAGTGCTCAGTGTGTCCCAAGCACGTCCCAAGTTTAAATTACGCGCTGTGTCGTATTTCTTTGACAGAAGTCAAAATCCTGCCTGACAGATGTTGGACAGCTGATTGCGGGAAGTAAACAAACGATTTCTTAGattaaaatatgaataattGTGTTAATTGactgtttaataaatttatttgtaaatgtgCATGCGTTATTAGTGCATCGAACTTAGCTACTGAATATTTTACATTGGAACAATGAGTTATATTTGGAAAGAAGATGAACTAACCTGCAAACCATTAGATACGTACAGTGAAATTTCGATGTTCTTGGAAAATCCTCCTCCTTGGCGAACTTTGTGTAAAGAGATACAACCGCACAGCAAGCGGTTGATAAGGAATGTGGATATCAAGAGTGATGTACGGAAGGACGTGAGTAGAGTATTCCAGGATGGACCGGAAACATTCTGTCATTTTGATCCGGACGCGGAAGAAGTCGAAAGGCACGACGAGTCAAGTTTGCCAAAAACACTTGTTTGCCACGACATGGCAAACGGATATCATGATGATAGGTATAATATAAacctaaataaattttaatattaataatgtaatgtattaaaatacattttactttttcacaacaataaaaaagtatttatgttggCTTAACGTTGGTACTTACTACATTCCATGTTATTAGGAAGCTTGCACACGATCCGATAATCCGAAAAAATTACGTGCGCGTTGATAACTATTGTAGTACCtataaaaattaagttttaagaagcgttttactttttattggcaagagatttgtttttattttgattttgtgtattttttagcATCATCGATGGCACGGGTCGTTATGATGCGTATACATTTTACAACTGGGCCGGCATAGATATATTTTGTTACTTCAGTCATCACTTGGTCACAATTCCTCCCTTGGGATGGATCAATGTGGGTCACGCGCACGGCGTCAAAGTGATTGGTAGGTATGTTTTTGTAGGTATATTTCCACTGGGTTTTCACTCTTATTAACGAtgtttataaacattttaattcagATTTAATGATCGTGCCTTTCGTTCACACGTACGCAGTACGCACACACAGAATAAAGACGTTCACATAATAAATTTCagtaaaatgataatttaataaaattattatacaagTTAAAggtcttaaaaaaaaaaacagacagAAGTTTTAAGATATATTGAAAACCATCTATCTTAGCGTCTTTTCACCTCAATAATGCTGGTCCTTTCCAATTTATCGCCCATGACCTGTAAGGCGCTCGGAGGCGCGGTGATGATCAAATTTTGCACTGGCAAAGTGGATTTCTACCTTGAGTGCAATTTGAATGTGAAGGAGTTAATTATAATCAgttaattgtaattatttttacaggCACACTTATTACTGAATGGTCTGATGGTATAGAATTCTGGGATCAAGTACTTGCTTCTGAATCAGAGTATAAAAACTTCGCAAGTACATTAGTAGCTATTGCTAAAACACTTAAATTTGATGGTTGGCTGCTAAATGTCGAAAACAAGGTTTGTAACTGATAGGTTACCATTGTTAAAATATCGAAAGCATTCATAATACCTAACTTTAGTAAGTAATTATCTATAACATAAAAaagaatcgcaaaatgtgttggtaagcacTTAaatcaacaacgcctggaccaattttaccaattcttttttttaatgttctttgAAGTCCGACAATGGTTTTTACGGtagttcgaataatttccggaaAACCCCTAAAAAAACTCGAACTGCACctctaaggggataaaacggggtccacgcttaagatgtcgcgggcggccgctagtttgaaataaaaatttcactaaattcttgcattgtttaaaaaaaatacgtaacttgaAAATTATCATTTCAGATAGCGAAGCCCGACATCCTGCTGGAGTTTGTGAAGCACCTGCATACAATTTTACATCAAGAATTAACAGACCCAGTGCTGATTTGGTATGATAGCGTTACTATCGAAGGTCACCTTAACTGGCAAAATGCACTCAATCACAAGAACAggtaaaattttctttatttattataatatttttggtgCTCCTAATCattaggtatgtacctacataataatttataacaCATTGCAGAGCGTTTTTCGATGTGTGCGACGGTTTCTTTACAAATTATTCGTGGACCGAGGCGGATGTGCGGTCTAGTGCCAAAGAGGCGGGTGATCGTATCAAAGACTTATTCATCGGTATTGATGTATGGGGCCGAAATTTCTACGGAGGTGGACAATTTAACATACAAGAGGTTATTGTTAAAAACGATATTTTTCAATATTCATTACCTATgtatgtacttacctacttattctactataattatttattttaggcaGTTGACATTGCTCATGAAAATGGGTGCTCATTAGCAATATTTGCACCAGCGTGGACTCACGAGGCAATGTCCACTGACAAAAGTGATGTTAACACGGTAGCCATGTCTGACGATTTGGATATGTACGAACACTTCTTGCTCAGAGACCGTGCCCTGTGGGATAGTATATGGGATTATTTAAACACTAGACTACCGTGTACTTTGCCATTCAAAACTTCGTTTTGTAGAGGGCAAGGGAAGAAAAGACGACTTTATGGAGAGGTAAGTATGACAACAACGTACGCCTTCCTTAAAAGTATACCACTAAGAGTTGGTAAATTATGCATCCGTAAaacttatgaatatttttttaggtaCTATGTCCTGTACCGTGGTACAATTTACGACATATGCAGTACCAACCGAATTCTTCACATGGCCCGCACGGATATCTTTTATCGACAATAGATCGTATTATACATGCCTCACGCTATGGTATTCATAGAAATTCCAAAAGTATAATTAGATATAAAGCGGACGAGAACTCTCAAGAACCGCATGTTGAATTACAAGCCGTTAAAAGCTTAGAAGAAGATATACAAAAAAGTGGAGTTATACCAAAATCAGACAGTATAACCGCACTCACAGAGGAAGGTAATGAGAATGAAATTGTAGATAGACATGTAAACGAAAGCAATTCAAAGAGTGTTAAGAGAAAGATCAAAAATGCTTTTAAACATATGTTCCGAATAAAAACTTCCAAAAGAGAAGATGAACTAGAAGAAGAACCCGCTCTAGAACCCAAACCTGTCGATGAACAAATGAAACTTGAGACTCACCAAGAGCAAGACATTGAAAATGTGCTTGATTCCAATAAACCCATAATTATTAAAGACGAACGTCAAGTAACATTAGATTTGAAGCCAGCTTCAGCAAGTAATGCCGAACAAGCACAGGAAAACAATGTCATTGATCAACAGGATCAACATGAAGAACGAGATCAAGACGTGGAAAATGAAGAGTTAGAAGAAGATAATGATGAAATCGAGTCAAGGGTCATTAAGGGAAGATCTATGGTTCAGGTTTCGatcaacataaaattaaaagacaCTTCTGAGAGAACTCGTTATGGGCTTGCATACATTGCGGAGGAATTAGAATGCCTGGAAGTTTATTTTGATGATAGTTTTATTGGTGGCTCATGTCTAAAGGTTAATCCTTCGGATTCGGTGTCACCAAAACACAGATTAATAAGAATATTCCATTGTGACTTTTTTTGTGAGGAGTATTTGATTGTTTGTGTGGTGACCAAACATTTGCGTGGATTCGAGGAACAGTTTTTGAATATAAAGTTTTTCATGACAGATGCTCATGATCAGGAGCACAGAATTGTCTTGATCGGGCGCAACTTGCCTCACTCGCAGCACCCCCAGGAAAGCGCTAGCTGCTTTGTAAATCTGTATCCTGTAAATATGAGCTCTGACACTGACACTGAATTCAAAGATATTCAAAAATACTTGTTGTTGAATAAACCAGATTACTATGTTCCAGTTGAGAACTCTTATGATTGGATTGTAAGGTAGGTGccaaaatttaaaaagttttgtttttatgaaattaaattaatcatattcgtaataatgttttttttctagATATTATGAAATACACCTGCCGGGGTCCAGAGTGACATCTATTAACT
This window of the Ostrinia nubilalis chromosome 9, ilOstNubi1.1, whole genome shotgun sequence genome carries:
- the LOC135074336 gene encoding uncharacterized protein LOC135074336; protein product: MSYIWKEDELTCKPLDTYSEISMFLENPPPWRTLCKEIQPHSKRLIRNVDIKSDVRKDVSRVFQDGPETFCHFDPDAEEVERHDESSLPKTLVCHDMANGYHDDSIIDGTGRYDAYTFYNWAGIDIFCYFSHHLVTIPPLGWINVGHAHGVKVIGTLITEWSDGIEFWDQVLASESEYKNFASTLVAIAKTLKFDGWLLNVENKIAKPDILLEFVKHLHTILHQELTDPVLIWYDSVTIEGHLNWQNALNHKNRAFFDVCDGFFTNYSWTEADVRSSAKEAGDRIKDLFIGIDVWGRNFYGGGQFNIQEAVDIAHENGCSLAIFAPAWTHEAMSTDKSDVNTVAMSDDLDMYEHFLLRDRALWDSIWDYLNTRLPCTLPFKTSFCRGQGKKRRLYGEVLCPVPWYNLRHMQYQPNSSHGPHGYLLSTIDRIIHASRYGIHRNSKSIIRYKADENSQEPHVELQAVKSLEEDIQKSGVIPKSDSITALTEEGNENEIVDRHVNESNSKSVKRKIKNAFKHMFRIKTSKREDELEEEPALEPKPVDEQMKLETHQEQDIENVLDSNKPIIIKDERQVTLDLKPASASNAEQAQENNVIDQQDQHEERDQDVENEELEEDNDEIESRVIKGRSMVQVSINIKLKDTSERTRYGLAYIAEELECLEVYFDDSFIGGSCLKVNPSDSVSPKHRLIRIFHCDFFCEEYLIVCVVTKHLRGFEEQFLNIKFFMTDAHDQEHRIVLIGRNLPHSQHPQESASCFVNLYPVNMSSDTDTEFKDIQKYLLLNKPDYYVPVENSYDWIVRYYEIHLPGSRVTSINCDTGLAQGPILLGHLGICPRLSEPSHRLETVSKELSKQEPENKKSSSVVELKDV